The Balnearium lithotrophicum genome has a segment encoding these proteins:
- a CDS encoding helix-turn-helix domain-containing protein: protein MKQLKKFKGASLHISNTPFKKTIKRGTKIKTKLDLTKDPNVRKRLKWIQHYEKHQNARLTCRYFGISPTTFYKWKNRYKKYGLEGLKDRNKRPHRVRQPQ, encoded by the coding sequence ATGAAACAATTAAAGAAATTCAAAGGTGCATCCCTGCACATATCAAATACACCCTTCAAAAAAACAATCAAAAGAGGAACGAAAATCAAAACCAAACTCGACCTAACAAAAGACCCAAACGTGAGAAAAAGACTTAAATGGATTCAACACTACGAAAAACACCAAAATGCAAGACTAACCTGCAGATACTTCGGAATAAGTCCAACCACCTTCTACAAATGGAAAAATAGATACAAAAAGTACGGTTTAGAAGGCCTCAAAGACAGAAACAAAAGACCTCACAGAGTAAGACAACCTCAGAT
- a CDS encoding EscU/YscU/HrcU family type III secretion system export apparatus switch protein, whose translation MKNTLKLSIAILVGYFVSKYILKDFYSFSFMSLNNQIEFLVKGLILLFFSFGLLSIPIAGADFLFRKWEYEENLKMSKEEIKEERKQYEGHPIVKSAIRKRQREIAMKRMMAEVPKADVVITNPTHYAVALKYKRGRDRAPKVIAKGVDSIALKIKEIAVENGIFIEENPELARTLYYSCDIGDYIPEELYRVVAKILAKVYRSKKIF comes from the coding sequence GTGAAAAATACATTGAAACTTTCTATTGCTATACTGGTAGGTTATTTTGTTTCCAAGTACATACTTAAAGATTTTTATTCCTTTTCCTTCATGTCTTTAAATAACCAGATAGAATTCCTAGTAAAAGGATTAATTCTTTTATTTTTTTCGTTTGGTTTATTATCAATTCCAATAGCAGGAGCTGATTTTCTATTTAGAAAGTGGGAATATGAAGAGAACCTAAAAATGTCTAAGGAAGAGATAAAGGAGGAGAGAAAACAGTATGAAGGACATCCCATAGTGAAATCTGCTATCAGGAAAAGGCAGAGAGAAATTGCCATGAAAAGAATGATGGCTGAAGTTCCCAAGGCAGACGTTGTTATTACAAACCCAACCCACTATGCTGTAGCCTTAAAGTATAAAAGGGGAAGGGATAGAGCTCCAAAAGTTATAGCAAAGGGGGTTGATTCTATAGCTCTAAAAATAAAGGAAATTGCAGTAGAAAACGGAATATTTATCGAGGAGAACCCTGAACTTGCCAGAACTCTCTACTACTCTTGTGATATTGGAGACTATATCCCTGAAGAACTATACAGAGTTGTAGCTAAAATCCTCGCTAAGGTTTATCGTTCAAAGAAAATTTTCTAA
- a CDS encoding MotE family protein gives MRFIIIITVVSLLYSNSFSQEKVTCKELNKEIKKLTQLKSKVEEEIRKNKELLKKIEKERKLLRKERESLREEERRIKSERFKKLAEIFSKMDPELAGQKLSAFTDPTEAAYILYNMKTRKAGEILNYVDPKVVDKIVQILTNIRKFSLNDKP, from the coding sequence ATGAGGTTTATAATAATTATAACCGTAGTTAGTTTATTATACTCCAACTCTTTTTCCCAGGAGAAAGTCACATGTAAGGAACTTAACAAAGAGATTAAAAAACTAACTCAACTAAAGTCTAAAGTAGAGGAAGAAATAAGGAAAAATAAAGAGTTACTCAAAAAAATAGAAAAGGAGAGAAAGCTTTTAAGAAAGGAGAGAGAATCTCTTAGGGAAGAGGAAAGAAGGATTAAGAGTGAAAGATTTAAAAAACTAGCGGAGATATTTTCTAAAATGGACCCTGAATTGGCAGGGCAAAAACTCTCTGCCTTTACTGACCCAACAGAGGCAGCTTACATTTTGTACAACATGAAAACGAGAAAAGCAGGGGAAATTTTAAACTATGTAGACCCAAAAGTTGTAGATAAAATTGTTCAAATACTTACAAATATTAGAAAATTTTCTTTGAACGATAAACCTTAG